A part of Onthophagus taurus isolate NC chromosome 7, IU_Otau_3.0, whole genome shotgun sequence genomic DNA contains:
- the LOC111425605 gene encoding activating signal cointegrator 1 complex subunit 1-like isoform X2, which translates to MYTKRMSKIAKFMETVKPSRIWIDGKCHEVQKYNKNAKEVIATEECRERFRREYNINVVEDRFHTSFKLALPYYKKIHSYRKITVKDLEKDTGAEIKIPTEGVEEKIIIKGPILDDVINARLKLQSLISTIRDQQPAMQFVGIPTQCEEIRGNFEKFKETLLADENNIKGMDPTIFQKPERLHLTVAVFALMDSMEVLQAINILNDCKSH; encoded by the exons ATGTATACAAAAAGAATGTCGAAAATCGCAAAGTTTATGGAAACCGTAAAACCAAGCCGAATTTGGATCGATGGAAAGTGTCACGAAGtgcaaaaatacaataaaaacgCAAAGGAAGTTATCGCTACTGAAGAGTGTAGGG AAAGATTTAGAAGAGAGTACAATATTAATGTTGTTGAGGATCGTTTCCATACATCTTTTAAGTTAGCATT accttattataaaaagattCATAGTTATCGTAAAATTACGGTTAAAGATCTAGAAAAAGATACAGGTGCGGAAATTAAGATACCCACAGAAGGCGtcgaagaaaaaattataataaaaggtCCCATACTTGATGACGTAATTAACGCCcgattaaaattacaatcgCTGATAAGCACAATTAGGGATCAACAACCAGCCATGCAATTTGTGGGGATACCAACACAATGTGAGGAAATTAGagggaattttgaaaaattcaag GAAACGCTACTTGCCGAtgaaaacaatataaaagGAATGGATccaacaatttttcaaaaacctgAACGTCTTCATCTAACTGTAGCTGTTTTTGCTCTTATGGATAGCATGGAAGTGCTTCAAGCAATTAATATTCTTAATGATTGTAAAT cccattaa
- the LOC111425605 gene encoding activating signal cointegrator 1 complex subunit 1-like isoform X3 yields the protein MYTKRMSKIAKFMETVKPSRIWIDGKCHEVQKYNKNAKEVIATEECRERFRREYNINVVEDRFHTSFKLALPYYKKIHSYRKITVKDLEKDTGAEIKIPTEGVEEKIIIKGPILDDVINARLKLQSLISTIRDQQPAMQFVGIPTQCEEIRGNFEKFKETLLADENNIKGMDPTIFQKPERLHLTVAVFALMDSMEVLQAINILNDSH from the exons ATGTATACAAAAAGAATGTCGAAAATCGCAAAGTTTATGGAAACCGTAAAACCAAGCCGAATTTGGATCGATGGAAAGTGTCACGAAGtgcaaaaatacaataaaaacgCAAAGGAAGTTATCGCTACTGAAGAGTGTAGGG AAAGATTTAGAAGAGAGTACAATATTAATGTTGTTGAGGATCGTTTCCATACATCTTTTAAGTTAGCATT accttattataaaaagattCATAGTTATCGTAAAATTACGGTTAAAGATCTAGAAAAAGATACAGGTGCGGAAATTAAGATACCCACAGAAGGCGtcgaagaaaaaattataataaaaggtCCCATACTTGATGACGTAATTAACGCCcgattaaaattacaatcgCTGATAAGCACAATTAGGGATCAACAACCAGCCATGCAATTTGTGGGGATACCAACACAATGTGAGGAAATTAGagggaattttgaaaaattcaag GAAACGCTACTTGCCGAtgaaaacaatataaaagGAATGGATccaacaatttttcaaaaacctgAACGTCTTCATCTAACTGTAGCTGTTTTTGCTCTTATGGATAGCATGGAAGTGCTTCAAGCAATTAATATTCTTAATGATT cccattaa
- the LOC111425605 gene encoding activating signal cointegrator 1 complex subunit 1-like isoform X1, with translation MYTKRMSKIAKFMETVKPSRIWIDGKCHEVQKYNKNAKEVIATEECRERFRREYNINVVEDRFHTSFKLALPYYKKIHSYRKITVKDLEKDTGAEIKIPTEGVEEKIIIKGPILDDVINARLKLQSLISTIRDQQPAMQFVGIPTQCEEIRGNFEKFKETLLADENNIKGMDPTIFQKPERLHLTVAVFALMDSMEVLQAINILNDCKCKILTPLIKKTGPLKIHVKGINCMDGNYSKVNVMYANAKFGDEEDENSLQKVVDAISNEFYLGGLVRQYKPTVKLHVTLINTKYRKGKNIRKWSKIPFDATSIMEKYKNYDFGMVDFQSIQLSYISKIDADNGFYQALSTVNV, from the exons ATGTATACAAAAAGAATGTCGAAAATCGCAAAGTTTATGGAAACCGTAAAACCAAGCCGAATTTGGATCGATGGAAAGTGTCACGAAGtgcaaaaatacaataaaaacgCAAAGGAAGTTATCGCTACTGAAGAGTGTAGGG AAAGATTTAGAAGAGAGTACAATATTAATGTTGTTGAGGATCGTTTCCATACATCTTTTAAGTTAGCATT accttattataaaaagattCATAGTTATCGTAAAATTACGGTTAAAGATCTAGAAAAAGATACAGGTGCGGAAATTAAGATACCCACAGAAGGCGtcgaagaaaaaattataataaaaggtCCCATACTTGATGACGTAATTAACGCCcgattaaaattacaatcgCTGATAAGCACAATTAGGGATCAACAACCAGCCATGCAATTTGTGGGGATACCAACACAATGTGAGGAAATTAGagggaattttgaaaaattcaag GAAACGCTACTTGCCGAtgaaaacaatataaaagGAATGGATccaacaatttttcaaaaacctgAACGTCTTCATCTAACTGTAGCTGTTTTTGCTCTTATGGATAGCATGGAAGTGCTTCAAGCAATTAATATTCTTAATGATTGTAAATGTAAAATACTAAC cccattaatcaaaaaaaccGGACCATTGAAAATCCACGTGAAAGGTATAAACTGTATGGACGGAAACTATTCCAAAGTAAACGTAATGTACGCAAACGCAAAATTTGGCGATGAAGAAGACGAAAATTCTTTGCAAAAAGTGGTAGATGCGATTtcgaatgaattttatttggGGGGTTTGGTTCGCCAATATAAACCGACTGTTAAGTTACACGTAACCTTAATCAACACGAAATATAGAAAGGGTAAAAATATACGAAAATGGTCAAAAATACCGTTTGATGCTACTTCAATAATGGAGAAATACAAGAATTA